The Cohnella abietis genome has a segment encoding these proteins:
- a CDS encoding HupE/UreJ family protein, with translation MTLLVLLLSFEHRADAHGYSATYSTLELYKSKTEFIYALDDLSVIELVGGDTNNDRTLDSKEFAAVDQKLLEILKSKVDLKINGESTEWTQIESLIMHGKKAILKASFPAVAAEQQIQLTDQLYMNDTASNYVNLLTIYYGNQKSTAAIAGSNRTWTMQITENDYAGLQSGDASPQQQQPEEAASSSTMGGWLSFFVLGMNHILSGYDHLLFLFSLLIARQTFKQYAGTITAFTVAHSITLALTVTGVIHISSRIVEPLIALSICYVALDNLIRKKVSYRWILTFIFGLIHGMGFADILTEMNIPKSELVVNLISFNVGIETVQVIIVALLLPALALLYRWKHSRRVVVACSAVALMLGGLWLVERVFTDL, from the coding sequence ATGACGCTGCTAGTACTACTTCTGTCGTTTGAGCATCGAGCGGATGCTCATGGCTATAGCGCGACCTATTCGACATTGGAATTGTATAAATCGAAGACGGAGTTTATTTATGCACTCGATGATTTATCGGTCATAGAGCTTGTGGGGGGTGATACCAATAATGACAGAACGCTCGATTCAAAGGAATTCGCTGCAGTGGATCAGAAGCTGCTGGAGATTCTGAAGAGCAAAGTCGATTTGAAAATTAACGGAGAAAGCACGGAGTGGACTCAAATTGAGAGTCTCATTATGCACGGCAAAAAAGCGATTCTGAAGGCATCCTTCCCGGCGGTAGCGGCAGAGCAGCAGATCCAACTGACCGATCAATTGTATATGAATGACACAGCGAGCAATTACGTAAACCTACTGACGATTTATTACGGAAACCAGAAAAGCACAGCGGCAATCGCGGGCAGCAACCGGACCTGGACGATGCAAATAACGGAAAATGATTATGCCGGATTGCAGTCGGGCGATGCTTCGCCTCAGCAGCAACAGCCTGAGGAGGCAGCTTCATCAAGCACGATGGGCGGCTGGCTGTCTTTTTTCGTGCTGGGGATGAATCATATTTTATCGGGATACGATCACCTTTTGTTCTTGTTCTCTCTGCTCATCGCAAGGCAAACGTTCAAGCAGTATGCGGGGACGATCACAGCGTTCACGGTTGCGCATAGTATTACCTTGGCCTTGACAGTCACAGGTGTGATCCATATTTCCTCCCGTATTGTGGAGCCGCTCATTGCGCTGAGCATTTGTTATGTCGCTTTGGACAATTTAATTCGCAAGAAAGTCAGCTACCGATGGATATTGACCTTCATCTTCGGACTGATTCATGGGATGGGTTTTGCGGACATCTTGACGGAAATGAACATTCCGAAAAGCGAATTGGTGGTGAATCTGATCAGTTTTAATGTCGGCATTGAAACCGTTCAGGTGATCATCGTTGCCCTGTTGCTGCCTGCGTTGGCTCTTCTTTATCGCTGGAAGCACTCGAGACGCGTTGTTGTTGCCTGCTCCGCCGTGGCCCTGATGCTAGGCGGACTGTGGCTTGTCGAACGGGTATTTACGGATTTATGA
- a CDS encoding WG repeat-containing protein, translated as MKNKLMKKWKIWLLIIILAIAAIMIGFLAVNKKNNEKTLLYPIQVDGKWGYINKMGKIVVEPIYAWADDFYDGVAIVLIKDSSDGSKDSKEGASLKYGAIDTTGKMVVKPDFSSITMFNEGVAGAVKIDEMTYDLTYFIIDRRGKILNTLPSEMQIASMLFNGMGMQTQSEGLILVQDDKTEMYGYIDRYGKIIIPYQYYEAYSFSDGLALVKNDKHYQYIDKTGKVMIDASKYIFGKSFSEGLAAVAVENKERSTVEYGYIDTKGNMKIEPKYARAYRFSEGLAKVCVGESINEYSIGYIDESGAYKIGPTLSDSYGETLISEGLVPIADGAGGYMNMEGKLSIDPVVTQVEDNYLKHNMAGEFRNGIAKVSLSDESIGYIDRTGKYIWDPRK; from the coding sequence TTGAAAAACAAACTAATGAAGAAATGGAAAATATGGCTGCTAATTATCATTTTAGCTATAGCAGCGATAATGATAGGTTTTCTAGCTGTAAACAAAAAGAACAATGAGAAAACATTATTGTATCCTATACAAGTCGATGGGAAATGGGGCTATATAAATAAAATGGGGAAGATCGTCGTAGAACCAATTTATGCATGGGCCGATGATTTTTATGATGGTGTTGCCATCGTTCTAATAAAAGACAGTTCAGATGGCAGCAAAGATTCGAAGGAAGGTGCTAGTTTAAAATATGGTGCTATTGATACTACCGGAAAAATGGTAGTAAAGCCGGATTTTTCATCCATAACCATGTTTAACGAAGGTGTGGCAGGTGCGGTTAAAATAGATGAAATGACGTATGATCTTACATACTTCATCATAGATAGAAGGGGGAAAATTTTAAACACTTTACCTTCTGAAATGCAGATCGCTTCTATGCTGTTCAATGGAATGGGTATGCAGACGCAAAGTGAAGGTCTGATATTAGTACAAGATGATAAAACTGAAATGTACGGGTATATTGATCGCTATGGGAAAATTATCATTCCATATCAATATTATGAAGCCTATAGCTTTTCAGATGGCTTAGCTTTAGTAAAGAATGATAAGCACTACCAGTATATCGACAAAACAGGAAAAGTAATGATTGACGCTAGTAAATATATCTTCGGCAAAAGCTTCTCGGAAGGATTAGCAGCCGTAGCAGTGGAGAATAAAGAACGGTCCACTGTTGAGTACGGATATATTGATACAAAGGGCAATATGAAGATAGAACCTAAATATGCAAGGGCATATCGTTTTTCAGAAGGGCTTGCAAAGGTATGCGTGGGCGAAAGCATCAACGAATATTCAATAGGATATATAGATGAATCCGGAGCATATAAAATTGGCCCTACATTAAGTGATAGCTATGGTGAGACACTGATTTCAGAAGGCTTAGTTCCAATTGCAGATGGGGCTGGCGGGTATATGAATATGGAAGGGAAACTTAGTATTGATCCGGTTGTTACGCAAGTTGAGGACAATTACTTAAAACACAATATGGCCGGAGAATTTAGAAATGGAATTGCAAAAGTAAGCTTGTCCGATGAAAGCATTGGATATATCGATAGAACCGGAAAATATATCTGGGACCCTCGTAAATAA
- a CDS encoding sugar nucleotide-binding protein, with protein MGGGIVIKYLIIGAGGMAGHLVTLYLREQGHSVTTITRRALSFTPYTVCDVRELKKLNEMIIAEQYDTIVNCSGILNREADSRPSEAIFVNSFLPNHLSDITRDTNTQVIHISTDCVFSGRQGGYSEHSYRDGISLYDRSKALGEIDNHKDLTFRTSLVGPDLNPDGIGLLNWYMKQEKEMVGFVKAIWTGVSTLTLAKAIEKASIVKLSGIYHLVNQNSIHKFGLLQLFNKHFTDNKRIIHPSESFVVDKSLINNRTDFEFIVSSYETMVTDMKNWMIQHKELYPHYFKD; from the coding sequence ATGGGGGGAGGAATTGTCATTAAATACTTAATTATCGGCGCTGGAGGTATGGCGGGCCACTTAGTTACCCTTTACTTAAGAGAGCAAGGTCATTCCGTTACCACGATTACTAGACGTGCACTGTCGTTTACTCCCTATACGGTTTGCGATGTGAGAGAATTGAAAAAATTGAATGAAATGATTATAGCTGAACAGTACGATACAATCGTCAATTGCTCGGGAATTCTTAACCGCGAAGCCGATTCCCGGCCATCTGAAGCCATTTTCGTTAATAGTTTTCTGCCCAATCACTTAAGCGATATTACGAGGGACACGAACACGCAAGTTATTCACATTAGTACGGATTGCGTCTTTTCAGGCCGTCAGGGAGGATATTCGGAACACTCGTACCGGGACGGAATTTCTTTATACGATCGTTCTAAAGCGCTTGGTGAAATCGATAACCATAAAGATCTTACCTTTCGTACTTCTTTAGTTGGACCGGACTTAAACCCCGACGGTATCGGATTATTGAACTGGTATATGAAACAAGAGAAGGAAATGGTCGGATTCGTCAAAGCGATTTGGACAGGAGTTTCGACTTTAACGCTAGCGAAAGCGATAGAAAAAGCGTCTATCGTTAAGTTAAGCGGGATCTATCATCTAGTTAATCAAAACTCTATTCATAAGTTCGGTTTGTTACAACTGTTTAATAAACATTTCACCGATAACAAAAGAATCATTCATCCAAGCGAAAGTTTCGTTGTGGACAAATCTCTTATCAACAACAGGACGGACTTTGAATTTATCGTATCGTCATACGAAACAATGGTCACCGACATGAAAAATTGGATGATACAGCATAAAGAGTTGTATCCGCATTACTTTAAAGATTGA
- a CDS encoding polysaccharide biosynthesis protein, translating into MIRKRDFTGDIVDWTQETCFNTALTIIDASTVEGSPYQNYVASNDIVVTGVRHGEKWHEKLLTNEESMIAKELDSFYRIPADHRELNYSHDYVSEGISPYLDSEYSSCSARRLQISDIKSKLLTLDCIQEAMGNGGRNCH; encoded by the coding sequence ATGATTCGAAAAAGAGACTTTACCGGGGATATCGTCGATTGGACCCAAGAAACGTGCTTCAACACTGCTTTAACGATTATCGATGCGAGTACGGTGGAAGGATCGCCTTATCAGAACTATGTAGCGAGCAATGACATTGTCGTTACAGGAGTAAGGCACGGAGAAAAGTGGCATGAAAAGTTACTTACGAATGAAGAATCAATGATCGCGAAAGAATTGGATAGTTTTTATAGAATTCCGGCCGACCATCGGGAGTTGAATTACAGCCATGATTATGTGAGCGAAGGCATTAGTCCTTATCTTGATAGTGAATATTCTTCATGCAGCGCCAGACGGCTTCAAATAAGCGATATAAAAAGCAAATTACTGACATTGGATTGTATACAAGAAGCAATGGGCAATGGGGGGAGGAATTGTCATTAA
- a CDS encoding response regulator transcription factor translates to MDTHKIMIVDDDPHICEIVQAYCEREGFLSAYSHRGTEAMKLLTSFEPDLIVLDVMLANENGIDWCMNARSYTNAPIVFLSSREEDEVKISALSYGGDDYVTKPFSPGVLMAKIKAHLRRVSTGRREQLLELPGLTLDFFAQSVNMESRTILLSKKEFSLLSYMAQNVNRAVSVDALFQLIWGTESVEDTRTVAVHISNLRKKIEADPAHPERIVTIRGTGYMLVARSAYAQT, encoded by the coding sequence GTGGACACTCACAAAATCATGATCGTCGATGATGATCCCCATATCTGCGAGATTGTTCAGGCGTATTGCGAGAGGGAGGGTTTCCTATCCGCTTACAGTCATAGAGGGACAGAAGCCATGAAGCTGCTTACGTCTTTCGAGCCGGATTTGATTGTATTGGATGTAATGCTGGCTAATGAAAACGGCATTGATTGGTGCATGAACGCACGTAGCTACACGAATGCGCCGATCGTGTTTCTGAGCAGTCGTGAAGAAGATGAGGTGAAGATCAGCGCATTATCCTATGGCGGCGACGATTACGTGACCAAGCCGTTTAGTCCGGGAGTCCTCATGGCCAAGATTAAAGCTCATCTCCGCAGAGTATCGACGGGCAGAAGGGAACAACTGCTGGAGTTACCGGGTCTGACGCTGGATTTCTTCGCACAGTCCGTCAACATGGAGAGTAGAACCATTCTTTTATCGAAAAAAGAGTTCAGTTTACTGTCCTATATGGCACAGAACGTGAATCGTGCCGTCAGTGTCGATGCGTTGTTTCAGCTCATCTGGGGAACGGAGAGTGTGGAGGATACAAGAACGGTCGCTGTACACATCAGTAATTTACGCAAGAAAATTGAGGCTGACCCCGCCCATCCGGAGAGAATCGTTACGATTCGGGGGACAGGCTATATGCTGGTTGCCAGAAGTGCGTACGCGCAAACTTAA